Proteins from a single region of Bradyrhizobium diazoefficiens:
- a CDS encoding SDR family NAD(P)-dependent oxidoreductase translates to MHNVLVTGGSRGIGLAIGNRLVGAGYNVIAAARRESDELKAAIAESEGRLHFRACDLAVIDAIPAFAKLVRDEFGPIYGLVNNAGLGTEGLLATMHNSEIEALVQLNVLSPIILTKYVARQMMADGAGRIINISSIIATTGYNGLSVYGATKAAATGFTRSLAREVGKLGITVNAIAPGFIDTELTHNLSDDGRKRIAGRSALRRLPETGDVARMVEYLLGEGGRNVTGTVLTIDAGNTA, encoded by the coding sequence ATGCATAATGTTCTCGTCACCGGCGGCAGCCGCGGCATCGGCCTTGCGATCGGCAACCGCCTGGTCGGCGCCGGCTACAACGTGATCGCAGCGGCGCGGCGCGAGAGTGACGAGCTCAAGGCTGCGATTGCCGAGTCCGAAGGTCGCCTGCATTTCCGCGCCTGCGATCTCGCCGTGATCGACGCGATTCCGGCCTTTGCAAAGCTTGTGCGCGATGAGTTCGGCCCGATCTACGGCCTCGTTAACAATGCCGGCCTCGGCACCGAAGGGCTGCTCGCCACCATGCACAATTCGGAGATCGAGGCGCTGGTGCAGCTCAACGTGCTGTCGCCGATCATCCTGACCAAATATGTCGCGCGCCAGATGATGGCTGATGGCGCCGGCCGTATCATCAACATCTCCTCGATCATTGCGACGACGGGCTATAATGGCCTTTCGGTCTACGGTGCGACCAAGGCCGCGGCGACCGGCTTCACCCGTTCGCTCGCACGCGAGGTCGGCAAGCTCGGCATCACCGTCAATGCGATCGCGCCGGGCTTCATCGATACCGAGCTCACGCACAATCTCTCCGATGACGGCCGCAAGCGCATCGCCGGCCGCAGCGCGCTGCGCCGCCTACCGGAAACCGGTGACGTCGCGCGCATGGTGGAATATTTGCTTGGCGAGGGCGGTCGCAACGTGACCGGCACCGTGCTTACGATCGACGCGGGGAATACGGCGTAA
- a CDS encoding fatty acid--CoA ligase family protein: protein MSPREIFALRDHLGAELTGRPLSDAHHVVSLTDILSQTVLGGRLRELSGRAVLLKLSDQLRSGLAMIELDGIARRMLLCPPDLNPAHLDALIADAGIDAVVTDEPDRWAGTGVPLVVTAQLPLQATAPAQTERATEWLMLTSGTSGVPKIVGHTLEALTGAIVAEGPTRGPAPVWATFYDIRRYGGLQIFLRAILSGGSMVLSDPHEPLADHVARLNARGVSHISGTPSHWRKLLMSGSAAQFAPRYVRLSGEIADQAVLDGLKAAFPNSSVGHAYASTEAGVGFAVNDGLEGFPANYLGNRNGVEMKVVDGSLRIRSTRTAHAYIGHNAAALTDGDGFVDSGDIVELRADRYYFVGRRGGIINIGGLKVHPEEIEAAINRHPDVRMSRAKSRRSPITGGIVVADVILADDTDQARAKEIRDQILDQCRAQLASHKVPAVIRFVEALDVTPAGKLARTDA from the coding sequence ATGTCCCCGCGTGAGATCTTTGCGCTCCGCGACCATCTCGGTGCGGAGCTGACGGGCAGGCCCCTGTCGGATGCGCATCATGTCGTGTCGCTGACCGATATATTGTCGCAGACCGTCCTGGGCGGCCGTTTGCGCGAGCTATCCGGCCGTGCCGTCTTGCTGAAGCTCTCGGATCAGCTCCGGTCGGGCCTTGCCATGATCGAGCTCGACGGCATCGCCCGCCGCATGCTGCTGTGCCCGCCGGATCTCAACCCCGCGCATCTGGATGCGCTGATCGCGGATGCCGGGATCGATGCCGTGGTCACCGACGAGCCGGATCGCTGGGCCGGGACCGGCGTGCCGCTGGTCGTCACCGCACAATTGCCGCTCCAAGCCACCGCTCCGGCGCAGACCGAGCGCGCCACCGAATGGTTGATGCTCACCTCGGGTACCTCGGGCGTGCCGAAAATCGTCGGCCATACGCTGGAAGCGCTCACCGGCGCGATCGTTGCCGAAGGCCCGACGCGCGGACCCGCGCCGGTGTGGGCGACGTTCTACGATATCCGCCGCTATGGCGGCCTGCAGATCTTCCTCCGCGCCATCCTCTCCGGCGGCTCGATGGTGCTGTCGGACCCTCATGAACCGCTCGCCGATCACGTGGCGCGGCTGAATGCGCGTGGCGTCTCCCACATTTCCGGCACGCCCTCGCATTGGCGCAAGCTTTTGATGAGCGGGTCGGCCGCGCAGTTCGCCCCACGCTATGTTCGCCTCTCCGGTGAGATCGCCGACCAGGCGGTGCTCGATGGCCTGAAGGCCGCATTTCCGAATTCGTCCGTCGGCCATGCCTACGCCTCGACCGAGGCCGGCGTCGGCTTCGCCGTCAATGACGGGCTCGAGGGTTTTCCGGCCAACTACCTCGGCAACCGCAATGGCGTCGAGATGAAGGTCGTCGACGGCTCGCTGCGCATTCGCTCGACGCGCACCGCGCACGCCTACATCGGCCACAATGCGGCCGCACTCACCGATGGCGACGGCTTCGTCGATAGTGGCGACATCGTCGAATTGCGCGCTGACCGCTACTATTTCGTGGGCCGCCGCGGCGGCATCATTAATATCGGCGGACTCAAGGTTCACCCTGAAGAGATCGAAGCGGCGATCAACCGTCATCCCGACGTGCGGATGTCGCGCGCGAAATCGCGGCGCAGTCCGATCACCGGCGGCATTGTCGTCGCCGACGTGATCCTCGCTGACGACACCGATCAGGCGCGGGCGAAAGAGATCCGCGACCAGATCCTGGATCAGTGCCGCGCGCAGCTCGCCTCCCACAAGGTGCCTGCGGTGATCCGCTTCGTCGAGGCGCTCGACGTCACCCCGGCCGGCAAACTGGCGCGCACCGATGCATAA
- a CDS encoding acyl carrier protein — translation MSVRSKVIEAIQQIAKEQHVTLPALSDDLSLHETGFDSLAFAILVARLEDETGVDPFTISEDAAFPATVGDFVRAYENVPA, via the coding sequence ATGTCGGTAAGGTCTAAAGTCATCGAAGCGATCCAGCAGATCGCCAAAGAGCAGCACGTTACGCTTCCCGCGCTCTCGGACGATCTGTCCCTGCACGAGACCGGATTCGACTCGCTCGCGTTCGCGATCCTGGTGGCGCGGCTCGAGGACGAGACCGGCGTCGACCCCTTCACCATTTCCGAGGACGCGGCGTTCCCCGCCACCGTGGGCGATTTCGTGCGGGCCTACGAAAATGTCCCCGCGTGA
- a CDS encoding long-chain-acyl-CoA synthetase produces MNSMTTGVIEQLKSARVPSASKIWLKAIELTARIETLPGRLFADVVDDWMRRQPDRIALVVDDTKLDYDGLSKRINRYARWARSVGLAKGDTVGLIMPNGIDYIAAWLGITRVGGVAALINTKLVGKSLAHCVQVAKPSHIIVAHELADTLESATPHLKTGAKIWTHGDAPSERAIDVVLAALDDEALSPEERGDVTIDDRALLIYTSGTTGLPKAASISHRRILNWGFWFAGLTGATPQDRLYDCLPLFHSVGGIVAPCSMLAAGGSVVIAEKFSASNFWPDIVRHDCTLFQYIGELCRYLLKAPPSEYENRHGLRLVCGNGLRGDIWEDFQSRFAIPRILEFYAATEGNFSLFNVEGQPGAIGRILPLLTHRFPAGLVKLDADSGAPLRNDEGFCIACARGEAGEAVGRIGTADQGGGRFEGYTDAGETEKKILRDVFAKGDAWFRTGDLMRLDDRGFFHFVDRIGDTFRWKGENVATSEVNDAVRDFTGVIDATTYGVSIPGTDGRAGMSAIVVNEGFDIGALPAHLAQRLPVYARPVFIRLSRELDATETFKQKKAELAREGFDPAAISDPLFVLDPKCGAYLGLDSEVFSRIVDGTVRL; encoded by the coding sequence ATGAACAGTATGACCACCGGCGTCATCGAGCAACTCAAATCCGCGCGCGTACCCTCGGCCTCGAAGATCTGGTTGAAGGCGATCGAGCTGACCGCGCGGATTGAGACGTTGCCGGGCCGTCTGTTCGCCGACGTCGTCGACGATTGGATGCGGCGCCAACCCGATCGCATCGCGCTGGTCGTGGACGACACAAAGCTCGACTATGACGGTCTATCGAAGCGCATCAATCGCTATGCACGCTGGGCGAGATCGGTTGGCCTCGCCAAGGGCGACACTGTCGGCCTGATCATGCCGAACGGCATCGATTATATAGCAGCCTGGCTCGGCATCACCCGCGTCGGCGGCGTGGCTGCACTGATCAATACCAAGCTTGTCGGGAAATCTCTCGCGCATTGCGTCCAGGTCGCCAAGCCCTCGCATATCATCGTCGCCCATGAGCTCGCGGACACGCTGGAGAGCGCAACGCCGCATCTGAAGACCGGCGCCAAGATATGGACCCATGGCGATGCCCCCAGCGAGCGCGCGATCGATGTTGTGCTCGCCGCGCTCGATGACGAGGCGCTGTCCCCGGAGGAGCGCGGCGACGTCACCATCGATGATCGTGCGCTGCTGATCTACACCTCCGGCACAACCGGCCTGCCGAAAGCCGCCAGCATCAGCCATCGTCGCATCCTCAACTGGGGCTTTTGGTTCGCCGGCCTTACCGGCGCGACGCCGCAGGATCGGCTCTATGATTGCCTGCCGCTGTTCCACTCGGTCGGCGGCATCGTCGCGCCGTGCAGCATGCTCGCCGCGGGCGGCTCGGTGGTGATCGCGGAGAAGTTTTCGGCCTCGAATTTCTGGCCCGACATCGTCCGGCACGACTGCACGCTATTCCAGTATATCGGCGAGCTCTGCCGTTATCTGCTCAAGGCACCGCCGTCCGAGTATGAAAACCGTCACGGTTTGCGGCTCGTCTGCGGCAACGGCCTGCGCGGCGATATCTGGGAGGATTTCCAGAGCCGCTTCGCCATTCCCCGCATCCTCGAATTCTATGCCGCGACCGAAGGCAATTTCTCGCTGTTCAATGTCGAGGGCCAGCCGGGCGCGATCGGCCGCATCCTGCCGCTGCTTACGCATCGTTTTCCCGCGGGGCTCGTGAAGCTCGACGCTGATAGCGGCGCGCCGCTGCGTAATGACGAGGGTTTTTGCATTGCCTGTGCCCGCGGCGAGGCCGGCGAAGCCGTCGGCCGCATCGGCACGGCGGACCAGGGTGGTGGCCGCTTCGAGGGCTACACCGACGCCGGCGAGACCGAGAAGAAGATCCTGCGCGACGTCTTTGCCAAGGGCGACGCCTGGTTCCGCACCGGCGATCTGATGCGGCTCGACGACAGGGGCTTCTTCCATTTCGTCGATCGCATCGGCGACACCTTCCGCTGGAAAGGCGAGAACGTCGCGACCTCCGAGGTCAACGATGCGGTGCGTGATTTCACCGGCGTGATCGATGCCACCACCTATGGCGTTAGCATCCCCGGCACCGACGGCCGCGCCGGCATGAGCGCGATCGTCGTGAACGAGGGATTCGATATTGGAGCGCTGCCAGCCCATCTTGCGCAGCGCCTGCCGGTCTATGCGCGTCCCGTCTTCATCCGCCTCTCGCGCGAGCTCGATGCGACCGAGACGTTCAAGCAGAAGAAGGCCGAACTCGCTCGGGAGGGTTTTGATCCTGCCGCGATAAGCGATCCGCTGTTCGTGCTGGATCCGAAATGCGGCGCCTATCTTGGGCTCGATTCCGAGGTTTTTTCGCGGATCGTGGACGGCACGGTCAGGCTGTAG
- a CDS encoding DUF3551 domain-containing protein — translation MRTLLLTIIAIATLQVATPASAQRYDPRYPVCMHVYSGGPRGGGGDWFDCSFTSLEQCRATASGLSATCDLNPYYRASVPPSPPRHRRNG, via the coding sequence ATGCGTACCCTGCTCCTGACCATCATCGCGATCGCCACGTTGCAGGTTGCGACGCCTGCCAGCGCCCAGCGCTACGACCCGCGCTACCCGGTGTGCATGCACGTCTATTCGGGAGGCCCTCGCGGTGGTGGCGGCGACTGGTTCGACTGCTCGTTCACGTCGTTGGAGCAGTGCCGCGCCACGGCCTCCGGCCTTAGCGCGACCTGCGATCTCAATCCGTATTATCGAGCCAGCGTGCCGCCGTCGCCCCCGCGCCACAGGCGCAATGGTTAA
- a CDS encoding efflux RND transporter permease subunit, which translates to MQESISSPFIRYPIGTSLLMAGILFVGLVAYPLLPVAPLPQVDFPTIQVSASLPGGSPETMASSVAQPLERQLAQIPGIAQMTSTSSLGSASITIQFDLNRLIDAAANDVQAAINAASGQLPKNLPSPPTYRKVNPADSPIMILSATSDTLPLTTVSDRTDAQLAQQISQIPGVAQVFVGGQQKPSVRIQVDPAKLVAKGLSLEDVRSQIAIATTDSPKGNIDGTRRAYTVYANDQLIEPSQWQDVIVAYRGGAPLRIRDIGEAVSGPEDMKTAAWADGKRGVFLVIFKQPGANVIETVNRIKDKLPRLIAAIPPAIKIKIISDRTITIRAAVNDVQITLMITIVLVVMVIFIFLRSFWATIIPSITVPLALLGACSLMWVFGYSLDNLSLMALTIAVGFVVDDAIVMLENITRYVERGENPVTAAYKGAAEIGFTIVSISISLVAVLIPLLLMGGIIGRLFREFAVTLSMAIFVSLVVSLTLTPMMASRFLRSDHEARHGRFYQWSERMFERLLGSYERGLDLALRHSLVTLCVFFATVALSALLFILIPKGFFPQQDNGFLTAVSEMPQDISFAEMKRRQEELNAIVQADPAVDSIAMFIGGGGTALNSGRMYITLKPIEERNANAQQIIARLRPKLAEVEGARLYMQASQDVRLGGRATRTQFEFTLQDANLSELDAWAPKILTEMRGLSELRDVATDQQTEGTTLQLTINRDTAARYGIQPQLIDDTLYDAFGQRQVAQYFTQTNSYHVVLEITPALQGKLDTLDKLYIKSPLTGDEVPLSVICSWNNEPVRPLAIAHQSQFPAVTISFNLAEGVALGQATAAVIRAVGEMGAPPTLSMSFQGTAQAFQQSLGTVPMLIFAALVVVYLVLGVLYESYIHPLTILSTLPSAGVGAIAILMVFGFDFSLIALIGIILLIGIVKKNGIMMVDFAIAAEREQHLTPEQSIRQAALLRFRPIMMTTMAALLGGVPLMLGTGTGAEIRQPLGYAMVGGLIVSQALTLFTTPVVYLYLDRFSNLLSRWMEKKPQAELESEEQKDAAE; encoded by the coding sequence ATGCAAGAGAGCATCTCGTCTCCGTTCATCCGCTATCCCATCGGCACCTCGTTGCTGATGGCCGGCATCCTGTTCGTAGGCCTCGTGGCCTATCCTCTGCTGCCGGTTGCACCGCTGCCGCAGGTCGACTTTCCCACCATCCAGGTTTCCGCGTCACTTCCCGGCGGCAGTCCCGAAACCATGGCCTCCTCCGTGGCGCAGCCGCTCGAGCGCCAGCTCGCGCAAATCCCTGGCATCGCGCAGATGACCTCGACGAGCTCGCTCGGCTCGGCATCAATCACCATCCAGTTCGACCTCAACCGCCTCATCGATGCTGCCGCCAACGACGTACAGGCCGCGATCAACGCCGCGAGCGGCCAATTGCCGAAGAACCTGCCCTCACCGCCGACCTACCGGAAGGTCAACCCGGCAGATTCGCCCATCATGATCCTGTCGGCCACATCCGACACCCTGCCGCTGACCACCGTCAGCGACCGCACCGACGCCCAGCTCGCGCAGCAGATCAGTCAGATTCCCGGCGTCGCCCAGGTGTTCGTCGGCGGGCAACAGAAGCCTTCGGTGCGCATCCAGGTCGATCCGGCCAAGCTGGTCGCCAAGGGCCTGTCGCTGGAGGACGTGCGCAGCCAGATCGCGATCGCGACCACGGACAGCCCGAAGGGCAATATCGACGGCACGCGGCGCGCCTACACCGTCTACGCCAACGACCAGCTGATCGAGCCCAGTCAGTGGCAGGACGTCATCGTCGCCTATCGCGGCGGCGCACCTTTGCGGATTCGCGACATCGGCGAGGCAGTGTCGGGACCGGAGGACATGAAGACCGCGGCCTGGGCCGACGGCAAGCGCGGCGTGTTCCTGGTGATTTTCAAGCAGCCCGGTGCCAACGTCATCGAGACGGTCAACCGCATCAAGGACAAGCTGCCGCGGCTGATCGCAGCGATCCCGCCCGCGATCAAGATCAAGATCATCAGCGACCGCACCATCACCATCCGCGCCGCGGTCAACGACGTGCAGATCACGCTCATGATCACCATCGTGCTCGTGGTGATGGTGATCTTCATCTTCCTGCGCAGCTTCTGGGCCACGATCATCCCGAGCATCACCGTGCCGCTGGCGCTGCTCGGTGCCTGCTCGCTGATGTGGGTGTTCGGCTACTCGCTGGACAACCTGTCGCTGATGGCGCTGACCATCGCGGTCGGATTCGTGGTCGACGACGCCATCGTGATGCTGGAGAACATCACGCGCTATGTCGAGCGGGGCGAGAACCCGGTCACCGCCGCCTACAAGGGGGCGGCCGAGATCGGTTTCACCATCGTCTCGATCAGCATCTCGCTGGTCGCCGTGCTGATCCCGTTATTGCTGATGGGCGGTATCATCGGCAGGCTGTTCCGCGAATTTGCGGTCACGCTGTCGATGGCGATTTTCGTCTCGCTCGTGGTGTCGCTGACCCTGACGCCGATGATGGCCTCGCGTTTCCTGCGTTCCGACCACGAGGCTCGCCATGGCCGCTTCTACCAATGGAGCGAGCGGATGTTCGAGCGCCTGCTCGGCTCTTATGAACGCGGACTTGACCTCGCGCTGCGGCACAGCCTCGTCACGCTCTGCGTTTTCTTCGCCACCGTCGCGCTGTCGGCGCTGCTGTTCATCCTGATCCCCAAGGGTTTCTTCCCGCAGCAGGACAACGGCTTCCTCACCGCGGTTTCGGAGATGCCTCAGGACATCTCATTCGCCGAGATGAAGCGGCGGCAGGAGGAGCTCAACGCCATCGTCCAGGCCGATCCTGCCGTCGATTCGATCGCGATGTTCATCGGCGGCGGCGGTACGGCGCTGAATTCGGGGCGCATGTATATCACGCTAAAGCCGATCGAGGAACGCAACGCCAACGCGCAACAGATCATCGCGCGGCTACGGCCGAAGCTCGCCGAGGTCGAGGGCGCACGCCTCTACATGCAGGCCTCGCAAGACGTGCGGCTCGGCGGCCGCGCCACGCGCACCCAGTTCGAGTTCACGCTCCAGGACGCCAATCTCTCCGAGCTGGATGCCTGGGCGCCGAAGATCCTGACGGAGATGAGAGGCCTGTCGGAGCTTCGCGACGTCGCCACCGACCAGCAGACCGAGGGCACGACGCTGCAGCTCACGATCAATCGCGACACTGCCGCGCGTTATGGAATCCAGCCGCAGCTGATCGACGACACGCTCTACGACGCCTTCGGCCAGCGCCAGGTGGCGCAATATTTCACGCAGACCAACAGCTATCACGTCGTGCTCGAGATCACGCCGGCACTCCAAGGCAAGCTCGACACACTCGACAAGCTCTACATCAAGTCGCCGCTCACCGGCGACGAAGTCCCGCTCTCGGTCATCTGCAGCTGGAACAACGAGCCGGTGCGGCCGCTTGCGATCGCGCATCAGAGCCAGTTTCCGGCGGTGACGATCAGCTTCAACCTTGCCGAAGGCGTTGCGCTGGGTCAGGCGACCGCCGCCGTGATCCGCGCGGTCGGCGAGATGGGTGCGCCGCCGACGCTCTCAATGAGCTTCCAGGGGACCGCGCAGGCCTTCCAGCAATCGCTGGGCACGGTACCGATGTTGATCTTCGCCGCACTCGTCGTGGTCTATTTGGTGCTGGGGGTGCTCTATGAGAGCTACATCCACCCGCTGACCATCCTGTCTACGCTGCCGTCGGCCGGCGTCGGCGCAATCGCGATCCTGATGGTCTTTGGCTTTGATTTCAGTCTGATCGCCCTGATCGGGATCATCCTCCTGATCGGCATCGTCAAGAAGAACGGCATCATGATGGTGGACTTCGCCATCGCCGCCGAGCGCGAGCAGCATCTGACGCCGGAGCAATCTATCCGCCAGGCCGCGCTGCTGCGCTTCCGGCCGATCATGATGACGACCATGGCGGCCCTGCTCGGCGGCGTCCCTTTGATGCTTGGAACGGGCACCGGCGCCGAAATCCGCCAGCCGCTCGGCTACGCCATGGTCGGCGGTCTCATCGTCAGCCAGGCACTGACCTTGTTCACGACGCCCGTCGTCTATCTCTACCTCGACCGCTTCTCCAACCTGCTCTCCCGCTGGATGGAGAAGAAGCCTCAGGCGGAGCTTGAGAGCGAAGAACAGAAGGATGCGGCGGAGTGA
- the htpG gene encoding molecular chaperone HtpG: MTTSDTATHTQPFQAEVSELLHLMVHSVYSETDIFLRELVSNASDACDKLRYEAIANPALLGEGDALKIRIIPNKAAGTLVIADNGIGMERQELIDHLGTIARSGTKAFVSKLKEAKDGLGLIGQFGVGFYSAFMVAEKIVVISLRAGESDVWTWTSSGGSGFEIARASGEEAARVTRGTEIVLHLKDDAKKYLETYEIERIVSAYSDNILFPIELAPEAGEPRQINSASALWQRSKSELTAEDYKKAYQQIASAFDDPAMTLHYRAEGRYSYAVLLFAPSTKPFDLFEPNRKGRVKLYVRRVFITDDADLLPGYLRFIRGVVDSEDLPLNISREMLQNNPQLVQIRKAVATRVLNELERLAEKDAENFAKMWDAFGAVLKEGIYEDFERREKLLALSRFTSTTGEKRALKDIVADFKPNQTEIYYLVGDSIERLKSSPRLEAATARGIEVLLLSDPVDAFWTSMPTEFEGKPLKSLSQGDLNLDLIPRVDEKDEAKKDEPEADEAATIAVIKAALGERVSDVKASTRLTSSASCLVADSQGPSRELERILAQQNRGMRTKPILEINLRHPMVTAITRAQAGSKTVDDLSLLLLEQAQILDGELPEDPAAFAARLNRLVLQGLG, translated from the coding sequence ATGACGACGTCCGATACGGCTACGCACACGCAGCCTTTCCAGGCTGAGGTTTCCGAGCTTCTGCACCTGATGGTGCATTCGGTCTATTCGGAGACCGATATTTTCCTGCGTGAACTCGTCTCCAATGCTTCCGACGCCTGCGACAAGTTACGCTATGAGGCGATCGCCAATCCGGCGCTCTTGGGCGAGGGCGACGCGCTCAAGATCCGGATCATCCCGAACAAGGCAGCGGGAACGCTTGTCATTGCCGACAACGGCATCGGCATGGAGCGGCAGGAGCTGATCGACCATCTCGGCACCATCGCCCGCTCCGGCACCAAGGCTTTCGTCTCGAAGCTGAAGGAGGCCAAGGACGGCCTCGGCCTGATCGGCCAGTTCGGCGTCGGCTTCTATTCCGCCTTCATGGTCGCCGAGAAGATCGTCGTGATCAGCCTCCGCGCCGGCGAGAGCGATGTCTGGACGTGGACGTCCTCCGGCGGCTCCGGGTTCGAGATCGCCCGGGCCAGCGGTGAGGAGGCGGCGCGCGTGACGCGGGGCACCGAGATCGTCTTGCACTTGAAGGACGACGCGAAAAAATATCTCGAAACCTACGAGATCGAGCGCATCGTCAGCGCCTATTCCGACAACATCCTGTTTCCCATCGAGCTCGCGCCGGAAGCGGGCGAGCCGCGCCAAATCAATTCGGCGAGCGCGCTGTGGCAGCGCTCGAAATCCGAGCTGACGGCGGAAGACTACAAGAAGGCCTATCAGCAGATCGCGTCCGCATTTGACGACCCCGCGATGACGCTGCACTATCGCGCCGAGGGCCGCTACTCCTACGCCGTGCTGCTGTTCGCGCCGTCGACGAAGCCGTTCGACCTGTTCGAGCCGAACCGCAAGGGCCGGGTGAAGCTCTACGTCCGACGCGTCTTCATCACGGATGATGCCGATCTGTTGCCGGGTTATCTGCGCTTCATCCGCGGCGTCGTCGACAGCGAGGATCTTCCGCTCAACATCTCGCGCGAGATGCTCCAGAACAATCCGCAGCTGGTGCAGATTCGGAAAGCCGTGGCGACGCGCGTCCTCAACGAGCTCGAGCGCCTCGCCGAGAAGGATGCGGAGAATTTCGCAAAGATGTGGGACGCCTTCGGTGCAGTGCTGAAGGAGGGCATCTACGAGGATTTCGAGCGCCGCGAAAAGCTGCTCGCGCTGTCGCGCTTCACCAGCACGACGGGCGAGAAGCGCGCGCTCAAGGATATCGTCGCCGATTTCAAGCCGAACCAGACCGAGATCTATTATCTCGTCGGCGACAGCATCGAGCGGCTGAAGTCCAGTCCGAGGCTGGAGGCCGCGACCGCACGCGGCATCGAGGTGCTGCTGCTGTCCGACCCGGTCGATGCGTTTTGGACCTCGATGCCGACGGAGTTCGAGGGCAAACCGCTGAAGTCGCTGAGCCAGGGCGATCTCAATCTCGACCTGATCCCGCGCGTCGACGAGAAGGACGAGGCGAAGAAGGACGAGCCCGAGGCGGACGAGGCCGCCACCATCGCGGTGATCAAGGCCGCGCTCGGCGAGCGCGTCAGCGACGTCAAGGCCTCGACCCGCCTCACCAGTTCCGCCTCCTGCCTCGTTGCAGACAGCCAGGGTCCGAGCCGCGAGCTCGAGCGCATCCTGGCGCAACAGAACCGCGGCATGCGCACCAAGCCGATCCTGGAGATCAACCTGCGCCATCCGATGGTCACAGCGATCACCAGGGCGCAGGCCGGCTCGAAGACGGTCGACGACCTCAGCCTGCTCCTGCTCGAACAGGCGCAGATCCTGGACGGCGAGCTGCCAGAGGATCCGGCTGCGTTTGCGGCAAGGCTGAACCGGCTGGTATTGCAAGGGCTCGGCTGA
- a CDS encoding nuclear transport factor 2 family protein, whose protein sequence is MDQQLIDRLAIRDLVENWAVWRDAGDWERFATVWHEEGWMSATWFQGLARDFMRVSQEGFAKGVRILHFLGGTSIDLEGERAIAQTKMTISQRALVHDVLCDVVCTGRFYDFLEKRQGQSGIGQWGIVRRQPIYEKDRIDPVDPAATLRLDQQALAALPEGYRHLAYMQELIGYKVKRDMPGLTGPEVEKLYGEGREWLAGKAK, encoded by the coding sequence ATGGACCAGCAGCTCATCGACCGCCTCGCCATTCGCGATCTCGTCGAGAACTGGGCGGTGTGGCGCGACGCCGGCGACTGGGAGCGCTTTGCCACCGTCTGGCACGAAGAGGGCTGGATGTCGGCGACCTGGTTTCAGGGCCTGGCGCGGGATTTCATGCGCGTCAGCCAGGAGGGGTTCGCCAAGGGCGTGCGCATCCTGCACTTCCTCGGCGGCACCAGCATCGATCTCGAAGGCGAGCGGGCTATTGCGCAAACCAAGATGACGATCTCGCAGCGGGCTCTGGTGCACGACGTGCTCTGCGACGTCGTCTGCACCGGACGCTTCTACGATTTCCTGGAGAAGCGGCAGGGCCAATCAGGTATTGGCCAATGGGGCATCGTCCGCCGCCAGCCGATCTACGAGAAGGACCGGATCGACCCGGTCGATCCCGCCGCGACACTTCGTCTCGACCAGCAGGCGCTGGCCGCTTTGCCGGAAGGCTACCGCCACCTCGCCTACATGCAGGAGCTGATCGGCTACAAGGTCAAGCGCGACATGCCGGGTCTGACCGGGCCTGAGGTCGAGAAGCTCTACGGCGAGGGGCGGGAGTGGCTGGCGGGGAAGGCCAAATAA